The genomic region ATTTCATCTGATCATCGCTATTGGGCAATAAATCACCTGCGAGTTGCTGCTTAATGAATTCGTCATAGGGCATGTTTTTTTGAAAGGCATTCAAAACCCAGTCACGCCAAGGCCAGACATGGCGATTGCCATCAGTCTGGTATCCGTAGGAATCCGCATAGCGTGCGGCATCCATCCAGTCAACAGCTAAATGTTCGGAAAATTGCTGTGAGCTAAGAAGCTTATCGACTAAGTTCTCATAAGCTTTGCCACTCTGGTCATTTTTGAATTCCGAAATCTGTTCTGGACTAGGGACCAATCCTGTTAGAGTTAAATAAACACGACGGAGCAATAATTCGGGGTCGGCTTCTTTTGCTGGGTGAAGGCCTTCTTTTTTTAGAGCAGCACCAACAAAATGATCGATTGCATTTTTTGCGGAGGGCGCAGACTGTGCGGGGATCGCAACTTCTTTAGGTAGCGGTTTGAGGGACCAGAGTTCTTCGTATTCCGCTCCTTGCTCAATCCATTTCTTGATGCTCGCGAGTTCTTTCTCAGTGACTTTGCTGTGACGCTTGGGCGGTGGCATGATTTCGTCGGGGTCGTCAGTGGTGAGACGTTCCCAGAGTAAGCTATCTTCTGCATTGCCTGGAATGATCGCAGGATCGAGCTTCTTGATTTTGCCACTACGACTCTTATGAAGGCGTTCTTGTGTTGCAAGATCAAAAGTGTGTAGCTGAAGTTTGCCCTTGATGTCTTCGGCGTCAGGGCCGTGACAAAAATAGCATTTCTCGGAGAGTATGGGACGAATCTCTTGGTTGAAGGATACTTTTTCTTCTGCCGCTAAGAAAGTGGCGCTGAACAGAAGGAGTGATGGAAATAACTTCATAGGCAAAATCTCTTGTTTTTAAAAGTTTATTATATGTATTACCAGTAATACTCCCGCTCGCTTACAGATTGCCCGCACTTTTTTGAAAAAACTTTAAGTTTAAGCAGCTGACGCCGTAAGATGAATGCGAGCACTCAAATCGCCGAGTTAAGGGCCGGCAGGTCCTTACGGGGAGCTCTACTGAGTGGGAACTTAAGAGCTTCCCTGAGTTTCAAGCTCTTTTTGGAAAAATATGAATTCGACAATAGACTAGCCTCCCAAAATCTAAATTTTTTGAAATTTCAGGATGGTGATTCGTTTTTTATCATAATCGTTTTAGAAATGAGTGAAGATCGAAAACCTGTGACTTCACTATTGTTTTAACTGCGACCTTGTTGGTTTATGACGAATTCTCGGCTATTAAAAGTAACTTATCTTCTGAGCCGGAATGAAGCTTCCAGAGCATTTTAGTCAAAACTCGAAATCCGTATTCTTAAGTGATCAGTATTCGTATTTTCAGTACGAAGCCGAGGGGTACAAATAGACGTTTTCCTTTAGTTCAACTCACGTCTAAAACGCGCAGAAGATAAATTACAAATTGATGTCTGAGTCTTTTTGTTCTAATGACTCAATTAGGTGTTTCCATTCCACTTCCATTTGTGTGAGGCAGTTGTTTTCGGGTTTTATGGAATCAAGATCAATCCCTTTAAGGTTATTATGCATTTTCTCAAAAGTACTCATTACGTAAATTTTAAGTTCATAGACACTTAATTCCTTGGCGGGTAAATAGATTGTTTCTCCTCGGACCATGCCTCTCATTTTACGAATAATCATTCGTGCAGTACTTAAACCACTCTTTCCATTGCGAGCGCTGACTGTTTTATAATGCCTCATAAGCTTATGCTCTTTAAGTTGAGGCAATAGCGATCCCGCAGTATGAGGGGTAAGTGCGGTTTGATGTGCGGCTTGGAGTAATGCATCTTTGAGACGACGGTTACATTTCTTTGACAAGCCTAGTACAATCGCTGGTTTATCTGGTCCGCCACTTTGCATAGTGCGAGGTGCAATTCCAGCATAAGAACACATTTGGTTCAAACTACTCCAAGTATCTGGATGACCAAATTCAGCGGCGCATGTTGTGGCTCGCACAACCCCGACACCTGGGAGGGAATGCATACTGCTGTAGGGTGTCTGAACTAAGCTAATAGCCAGTTGCTCCCATTCAGAATCACAGACAGCCTCCAAGGCTTTATAGAGTTGGATAGCATGTTCTAGTGACCGACTTAATGAATCAACAATTAGTTTTGACGGTGCGATACTAGCCGCCGCGTGCGCTTGTAGTTTGATAGCTTTTTGAACAGGGTGATATTTCCTCATTTTCACAACTAAGGTAGCTTGCTTCATATTGCGAATTTTATAGATTGAACAACCTTTGCTCATCAACTCGATACTAAACCTGCTATACGGTTTTATACCACTTTTTCGAATATTCAAAAACCCAGGAAATACCTCGTCAATCAGTTTTCCTATACGGTTCTTCTGACGTGAAAAATCTTTTTTATAACGTTTATAATAACGTGAACTACGCTTAAGGTTGGAGTAGATCTGTTGCTCTTCACCTAAAGGTCTTGCACGACGATTGAGCACGGCATTTGCGATGCCATCCAAGTCAATGGTGTCACTGGATGCAATTGAATTCTTACGAAATTTCTTGGCTTCTGCTGCATTGACTCGTAAGACAATATATCCTTTATGTTGTAACTCATGCATAAAATGGAGGCAATAACTATGGGGGCTCTCAGTTGCTATTAATACATGTTTTTTCTGAATACCTTTACGCCCGCAAGCAGAATCAATACGCTGGCATAAATAGTCTAAGCCAGCCTGGTTATTAGTCACATCGAAGGATTTCTTATGTAAGTAATCTCCTGTCGCATCACAGATACGTACGACATGCTTTTCCTTTGCAAAATCGAGTGGAACCAATAAGATTTTCACCGCATCTACTTCTTTAAGAATTTGCGTTACAACTTG from Lentisphaera profundi harbors:
- a CDS encoding IS110 family transposase: MNSIYTNRSQVVTQILKEVDAVKILLVPLDFAKEKHVVRICDATGDYLHKKSFDVTNNQAGLDYLCQRIDSACGRKGIQKKHVLIATESPHSYCLHFMHELQHKGYIVLRVNAAEAKKFRKNSIASSDTIDLDGIANAVLNRRARPLGEEQQIYSNLKRSSRYYKRYKKDFSRQKNRIGKLIDEVFPGFLNIRKSGIKPYSRFSIELMSKGCSIYKIRNMKQATLVVKMRKYHPVQKAIKLQAHAAASIAPSKLIVDSLSRSLEHAIQLYKALEAVCDSEWEQLAISLVQTPYSSMHSLPGVGVVRATTCAAEFGHPDTWSSLNQMCSYAGIAPRTMQSGGPDKPAIVLGLSKKCNRRLKDALLQAAHQTALTPHTAGSLLPQLKEHKLMRHYKTVSARNGKSGLSTARMIIRKMRGMVRGETIYLPAKELSVYELKIYVMSTFEKMHNNLKGIDLDSIKPENNCLTQMEVEWKHLIESLEQKDSDINL